In Streptomyces sp. NBC_01439, the following are encoded in one genomic region:
- a CDS encoding MFS transporter translates to MLRLATASLAGTAIEFYDFFVYGTAAALVLGPLFFPSFSPLAGTLAAFGTFGVGFLARPLGSVVFGHIGDRYGRRPVLLASLLLTGLATVAVGCVPSYGSIGTAAPVLLLLLRFLQGLGLGGEWGGAVLLTAEHAPEQRRGLWSSFPQMGPPVGFLLANGLMLGLSASLTDAQFTAWGWRVPFWAAGVLALAGLWLRRSVEETPQFRALAATDRRAEAPLAEVFRGHWRLLLLTGGALAIGYAVFYAVTTWSLAYAADHLAVGRTAMLACIMVAVAVMGLVTPVVAVLGDRYGRRPLCLIGCTICVVWMFPLVALLRTADPLLMTVGFVGALVGMVTMFSVVAAYLPELYAPRIRCTGAAVGYNLGGVLGGALTPIVATALADGSGPPWGVALYLTGIALVSLVCFAVLPETGPAAVSKRTAAGRATETGAAETAAPA, encoded by the coding sequence ATGCTGCGCCTGGCCACGGCCTCGCTCGCCGGGACGGCGATCGAGTTCTACGACTTCTTCGTGTACGGGACGGCCGCCGCCCTCGTGCTCGGCCCGCTCTTCTTCCCCTCCTTCTCCCCGCTCGCCGGTACCCTCGCCGCCTTCGGCACCTTCGGCGTCGGCTTCCTGGCCCGCCCGCTCGGCTCGGTGGTCTTCGGCCACATCGGCGACCGCTACGGCAGGCGCCCGGTGCTGCTCGCCTCCCTCCTGCTCACCGGCCTCGCCACGGTGGCCGTCGGCTGCGTGCCCTCGTATGGCTCGATCGGCACGGCCGCGCCGGTACTCCTGCTCCTGCTGCGCTTCCTGCAGGGCCTCGGACTGGGCGGGGAGTGGGGCGGCGCCGTCCTGCTGACCGCCGAACACGCCCCTGAGCAGCGGCGCGGACTGTGGTCGAGCTTCCCGCAGATGGGCCCGCCGGTGGGCTTCCTGCTCGCCAACGGCCTGATGCTGGGGCTGTCCGCGTCACTGACCGATGCCCAGTTCACCGCCTGGGGGTGGCGGGTGCCGTTCTGGGCGGCCGGGGTGCTGGCGCTGGCCGGGCTGTGGCTGCGCCGCTCGGTGGAGGAGACCCCGCAGTTCCGGGCGCTCGCCGCGACGGACCGGCGGGCCGAGGCCCCACTGGCCGAGGTCTTCCGAGGCCACTGGCGGTTGCTCCTGCTGACCGGCGGGGCGCTCGCGATCGGGTACGCCGTCTTCTACGCGGTCACCACCTGGTCCCTCGCCTATGCAGCCGATCACCTCGCGGTGGGCCGCACGGCGATGCTGGCCTGCATCATGGTCGCGGTCGCGGTGATGGGTCTGGTGACCCCGGTGGTCGCGGTGCTCGGCGACCGTTACGGACGGCGGCCGCTGTGCCTGATCGGGTGCACGATCTGCGTGGTGTGGATGTTCCCGCTGGTGGCGCTGTTGCGGACGGCCGATCCGCTGCTGATGACGGTGGGCTTCGTCGGTGCTCTGGTGGGCATGGTGACGATGTTCTCGGTGGTGGCCGCGTACCTGCCCGAGCTGTATGCGCCGCGGATCCGCTGCACGGGCGCGGCCGTCGGCTACAACCTGGGCGGGGTACTGGGCGGGGCGCTGACCCCGATCGTGGCGACGGCGCTGGCGGACGGTTCCGGTCCGCCGTGGGGCGTCGCGCTGTACCTGACCGGGATCGCCCTGGTGAGCCTGGTCTGTTTCGCGGTGCTGCCGGAGACCGGTCCGGCGGCCGTGTCGAAGCGGACGGCCGCGGGTCGGGCAACGGAAACGGGGGCGGCCGAAACGGCCGCCCCCGCTTAG
- a CDS encoding TerC family protein, which produces MEVSWALWVATILGLSLLIGADFLIGRKPHDVSIKEAGTWTVVWIVLAALFGLGLWFFGNPQASQEFFAGFITEKSLSVDNLFVFVLIMAKFAVPSHLQQRVLLIGVLIALVLRAVFIAAGAAIIASFSWVFYIFGAFLIYTAWKLIQEARKDEDDEEFEENRLLKSVEKKFGVADQYHGTKLFIVNNGKRVLTPLMVVMLAIGTTDVLFALDSIPAIFGLTQDPYIVFTANAFALMGLRQLYFLIGGLLKKLVHLSYGLSIILGFIGIKLVLHALHESGVHVPVISIPVSLGVICGVLVITTITSLIASKKQAAAEAAARPENVDA; this is translated from the coding sequence ATGGAAGTTTCCTGGGCCCTTTGGGTCGCGACCATTCTTGGTCTGTCCCTCCTCATCGGTGCCGATTTCTTGATCGGCCGCAAGCCGCACGACGTGTCGATCAAGGAGGCCGGCACCTGGACGGTCGTCTGGATCGTCCTCGCCGCACTCTTCGGCCTCGGCCTGTGGTTCTTCGGCAACCCCCAGGCGTCCCAGGAGTTCTTCGCGGGCTTCATCACCGAGAAGTCGCTGAGCGTCGACAACCTCTTCGTCTTCGTCCTGATCATGGCGAAGTTCGCGGTGCCGTCCCACCTCCAGCAGCGCGTGCTGCTCATCGGCGTTCTGATCGCCCTGGTCCTGCGCGCGGTCTTCATCGCCGCCGGCGCCGCGATCATCGCCAGCTTCTCCTGGGTCTTCTACATCTTCGGCGCGTTCCTGATCTACACCGCTTGGAAGCTGATCCAGGAGGCCCGCAAGGACGAGGACGACGAGGAGTTCGAGGAGAACCGTCTCCTCAAGTCCGTCGAGAAGAAGTTCGGCGTCGCCGACCAGTACCACGGCACCAAGCTCTTCATCGTCAACAACGGCAAGCGCGTGCTGACCCCCCTGATGGTCGTCATGCTCGCCATCGGCACCACCGACGTGCTGTTCGCCCTGGACTCCATCCCGGCGATCTTCGGCCTCACCCAGGACCCGTACATCGTCTTCACGGCCAACGCCTTCGCCCTCATGGGCCTGCGCCAGCTGTACTTCCTCATCGGCGGCCTGCTGAAGAAGCTGGTCCACCTCAGCTACGGCCTCTCCATCATCCTGGGCTTCATCGGCATCAAGCTGGTGCTGCACGCCCTGCACGAGAGCGGCGTCCACGTTCCGGTGATCTCGATCCCGGTCTCCCTCGGCGTCATCTGCGGTGTCCTGGTCATCACCACGATCACCAGCCTGATCGCCTCCAAGAAGCAGGCGGCGGCCGAGGCCGCCGCCCGCCCGGAGAACGTCGACGCGTAA